ATGGAGAGCACCACCACGCCGAACGTCATGTTCACCAGCAGCTCGCGGTGGGGGAAGTCCGTGGGGAGGCTGAGCACCAGCACCATGGAGATGGCGCCTCGCAGCCCGCTCCAGGTGAGCACCGCGCTCCACGTCCACGGCATGCGCTCCTTGGTGAGGCGCAGCAGGGCGGACATGCCGTAGACGATCACCGCACGGCCCACCACCACCGCCACGTACGCCGCGAGGATGGGCTTCCAGGAGGCCAGCAGCGAGCCCAGCTGCACCTCCAGGCCGATGAGCAGGAACACCACCGAGTTGAGCGCGAAGGCCAGGTACTCCCAGAAGCTCTCCACCGCGACGCGCGTGGTGGGGCTCATGCCCTCGTGCGTGGCCCAGTTGCCGCACAGCATGCCCGCCACCACGGTGGCGATGACGCCCGAGTAGTGGAAGTTCTCCGCCACCACGAACGAGCCATACGCGGCGATGACGGTGAGGGTGATTTCCACCATCGCGTCGTCCACGCGCTTGATGACCTGCGCCACCACGTAGCCCACCGCGCTGCCGATGAGCACCCCCATCCCCGCCACCTTGACGAAGTCGAAGATGGCCCCGCCCACGGTGAACTTCCCACCGGAGGCCACCGCAACCACCAGCGTGAAGAGCACGACGGCGGTGCCGTCATTGAGCAGGCTCTCTCCCTCCACCAGGATGAGCAGCCGCTTGGGCGCGCCCAGCGTCTTGAACAGGCCCACCACCGCGATGGGGTCCGTGGAGACGATGACCGCGGCGAACACCAGCGCGGGCAGCAGCCCGAAGCCGCTCACGAAGTCCATGCCCTGCACCACGGGCGAGAGGATGAGCGCGGTGAGTCCCGCCGACGCCGCCACGCCGGGGATGGCCATGGAGTGGATGGCCAGCTTGTTCTTCCAGAACTTGCGGAACTCCACGTGGAAAGCCGCCTCGAAGAGCAGCCCCGGGAGGATGATGGCGAAGAGCAGGTTCTTCGTGAGGTGCGGCGGCTCGAAGACATGCACCGCGCCCAAGGTCAGCCCCGCCACCACCAGTGCCACCGTGTAGGGGAACTTGAAGTAGCGCGCGGCGATGGCCACCGCGGTCGCGATGGCGAAAATCAGTACGAAGGCCAGCTCGAATTGCATGGGTCCCCAAGTCCCTTTGAGTTCAAAGGGGCGTACCTTAATGCGGGTGGGGCGCGGCCCGAAACGGGGAGGCCGGGGCGCGAGCGCATGCGGGGCGCCTGCTGCCCGTCCGCCCGCCCGCTCGACGGGCCTCGGCAGGCGCCGTTGCCTCGCATCGGCGAGCCCCCCAGGTTTGCGACATGTCCGCGCCCCCTCGTTCCGGAGGGCTGGGGCCAGGTGGCTGGCTCAAGCTCCTCGCGCCGCTCTGCGCTTCCATCGGGTTGCTGGTGGGGCTGCGGCTGCTGGGGCCGCAGTACCTGGACCAGGCGCGGCTTGCCGGGTGGTTGCGCCCGCTGGGGCCGCTGGCGCCCGCGGCCTTCATCCTGCTGCTCGCGGTGCGGCCGGTGACGCTGCTGCCCGGGCAGCTCTTCTCGGCGGTGGGCGGCCTCGTCTTCGGGATGGCGCGGGGGACGGCCTACGTGCTCGCCGGCAGTCTGCTGGCCACCGGGCTCATCCACCTGCTGGCGAGCCGGCTGGGGCGCAAGCCGATGAAGCGGCTCGTGGGGGCCAATCACGCCGCCATCCAGCGCGCGGCGAGGGAGCACGGCTTCCAGCTCGGGTTCCTCGCCTGTGTGAATCAGGTGATTCCGGCGGACGTGCTGCTCGCGACGGCGGCTGCGTCAGGGGCCCGCTTCTGGCCGCTGGGCCTGGGCGCGCTCGTCGGCACCCTGCCGGGGACGCTGCTCACCGCGTACTTCGGCAGCTCGCTGGGGCAGGGCAAGACAGTCGCGACGGTGGTGTCCGCCAGCGGGATGCTGCTCAGCATGGTGCTCGGCCTCCTCCTGGGGCGCCGGCTGATGCGCGAGCTGCGCATCACCGGGGACGCCGCCGACGCGCCGGAGGCCGGGCGCGAGAGGCGGGCCCGGGAGCGTGTTCCCAGGCCCGCCTGAAGAGGTCCTACGGGTAGCAGGCCGCCTGGCGAAGCGCCGTGTCCTCGGGGAAGCCGAGGGCCACGTTGAAGTTCTGCACGGCCTGGCCGGCCATGCCCTTCACCAGGTTGTCCAGCGCGGCCATCACCGCCACCGAGCGGCCCTTGGTGGCCACCGCGATGTCGCAGAAGTTGCTGCCCGTCACCGCGGCGATGCGGGGCGTGCCCTCGACGATGCGCACGAACTTGTGCCCCTCGTAGTAGCGCCGGAATTTCTCCATCAGCGACGCCGTCACCACCGCGCCGCCATGCTCCGGCCACTCGAACTGCACGGTGGCGAAGATGCCGCGCACCATGGGCGCCGAGTGCGGCACGAAGGCCAGCCGGTGCCGCTGCGCGCCGTGCGCCACCAGCATGACCTCGACTTCTGCTTCGTGCTGGTGCTCCAGCGGCTTGTACGCGCGGAAGTCATGGGCGCGCGTCGGGTGGTGCGTGCCCTCGCCCGGCAGCGAGCCGGAGCCGGACGAGCCCGTCACACCCGACACGGCCAGCAGCCCCAGGCCGGGCGTGGAGGCAATGGGCAGCAGCGCGAGCTGCACAGCGGTGGCGAAGCAGCCCGGGTTGGCGATGCGCTTCGCCTTCTTGACCTCCTCGCGCTTCCACTCGGTGAGGCCGTAGGTGAAGGTGCCGAGCAGCTCGGGGGCGGGGTGGGGCCGGCCGTAGGCGCCCGCGTAGCGGCCCGGGTGGTCCAGCCGGAAGTCGGAGGACAGGTCGATGAGCAGCATCCGGTCCGCGATGCCGGCCTCGGCCCACTTCGCCTCGAGGTTCTTGAACTGGGCCGCCAGCTCGCCGTGTCCCAGCGCGCTGAAGACCACCGGCTGCTGCGAGTCCGCCAGCCAGCGCCAGTCCGGCTCCGCCTCGAAGCGGCCGTCCACCAGCCCGCGCAGGTGCGGGTGCACCTTGTGGATGGGCTCGCCCGCATGGTGCCGCGACACCACGCGGATGCCCGCCACCGCGGGATGCCCGGAGAGGATGCGCAGCAGCTCGCCCCCGCCGAAACCGGAGGCCCCCAGGATGTAGATGTTCGCCCGCGTCGTCGTCATTGCTGCCTCCCCGCGCCCAGCTTGGACGCGAGCTTCTCCAGGATGAGCCCGCCCAGCGCCGCCGCGTCCGCGCGGGCGTTGCGGGCGGGAATGCCCACGACCTGCTCCACGAAGCGCACGCCCACCGCGTTGTCCGTGGCAGGCCCTGCCACCACGTCCACGTTGATGTCGTACGTCTCCCGGAGGTGCCGCACGCCGCCGGCCGCGCCCACCGGGTCGTTGGCGCACAGCACCCACGCGCCCGCCAGCGCCTTCAGCTCCGGGTCCGCCAGGATGCCCTGCACCCCGTACTCGCCCATGATGCCGTCGCCCGTCTCCGCGACGATGACGTCCACGTTCTCCGCCGCCAGCTCGGAGAAGAGCACCCGCGCCACGCGCGCACCCGTGCGGGGGCCCGTGCAGACGATGCCCGCGTCCGTGAAGTCCATCACCACGTCCGCGCCGGAGTCCTGCATGCTCAGCGTGTCCCGCATCAGCGACACGCCGGTCAGCTTCGCGCCGCCCACGCGGTAGCCCGCCTGCGCCAGCTTGCGCACCATGGCGCTGGCGGCGAACGTCTTCCCCGCGTTCATGCAGGTGCCCACCACGAACACCACCGGGCACTTCACCGGCGTCGCCGTGCCCTTCAGCGCGCCGGAGGACACGTGCGCCGGCTGCCCGGTGCGCGACATCAGCTCCGGGAACTCCAGCACCTGGCCCAGGATCTCCGCCTCGAAGGGCAGGCCCACGCCGTGGTTGTGCGAGGTGCACTTGCCGATGACGCCGCCCATGTTCAGCACGTGCAGCCGCTGGCCCACGGTGACGGACTCCGGCACCACGCCCTCGTAGCCGTGCAGCGCGTTGCGGTGGCCCAGGGCCCCCACGACGATGTCACCGGCGTGCAGCGTGACGAGCCGCCCGTGCGGGTCCTCGAGCTGGTTGTAGACGCTCTTCTCCCCGTGGATGCGCACGGCGACGACGGCGCCCTCCTCGGCCTTCACCTCGGGGGCGAGGTGTACCGTGCGTCCCAGGCCCAGGTTGCGGGTGACGCTGCCCACCTTGTCGACGAAGACCTTCATGTCAACCTCCCTTGGCCCGATGCGAGAGCATCTGCGCCACGCCGTACAGCTTGGCGAATCCAGCCGCTTCAGAACCCGTCCACAGCACGTTTGCTTCCCCGTACGTCGCCACCTTCGCGTCCATCAGCGAGTGTGGCGACTTCACGCCCTCCACCACCAGCGTCCGGGGGTGAAGCACCAGCCGCACCTCGCCCGTCACGCGCTCCTGCGACGAGCTGAGGAACGCCTCCAGGTCCTTCACCAGCGGGTCGAAGAAGTGGCCCTCGTGCAGCAGCGAGCCGTACAGGTTGCCCACCGTCTCCTTCCAGAAGAGCTGCTTGCCGGAGAGCACCACCTTCTCCAGCTCGCGGTGGGAGGTGATGAGCAGGTGCGCCGCGGGCGCCTCGAAGCCCACCCGGCCCTTGATGCCGAGGATGGTGTCGCCCAGGTGCACGCCCCGGCCGATGCCGTAGGTGCGCCCCAGCGCGTTGAGCACCTCCACCAGCTTCACGGGGCCCAGCTTCTCGCCGTCCAGCGCCGTGGGGATGCCCTGCTCGAAGGACACGGTGAGCGTGCGGGGCTTCAAGTCGGTGGGAATCTCCCCGCCGGGGAAGGCCGCCTCGGGCAGCGCGCTCCACGAGTCCAGCGTCTCGCGGCCGCCGACGGACGTGCCCCACATGCCCTCGTTGACCGAGTAGGAGCCCAGCTTCGGCGGCATGTGGATGCCGCGCTCGGCGAGGAAGGACAGCTCCTGCTGGCGGCTCAGCCCCAGCGAGCGGATGGGCGTGAGCAGCTCCAGCTCCGGCGCCAGCGAGCGGAAGGCCACGTCGAAGCGCACCTGGTCGTTGCCCGCGCCCGTGCTGCCGTGGGCGATGGCCTGCGCGCCCAGCTCGCGCGCCATGCGCACGGCCTCCACGGCCTGGCAGGCGCGCTCGGCGGAGACGCTGAGCGGGTACACCTGCCCGCGCAGCACGTTGCCGGCGATGAGGTAGCGCAGGTAGCCCTGGAAGAGGGTGTCGCGCGCGTCCACCGTGTGGTGCGCCACCGCGCCCAGCTTCGCCGACAGCGCGGCGATGTTCGCCAACTGCTCGGGCGGGAAGCCACCGGTGTCCACCGTCACGGTGGTGACGGCGTAGCCCTGCTCGCGCAGGTAGACGGTGCAGAAAGCGGTATCGAGTCCGCCGGAGAAGGCCAGCACCACGTTCTTCTTGCTCATCTCTTCACTCCTCACGGGGAAGGGGTTCACAGCGCCCACACGCGGGCCGCGGCGGAGGTCGCCGCGCGGTGGGTGTCGTCGAGCCAGGCGCGCGCGGCGGCCAGCTCCTCCCGGGCCTGGGGCAGCCCCAGGTTGCCGGCGCCACCCAGGTGGGTGGCCGTCAGTGCGCCGCGGTCCGGGTGGAACGTCCCGTCCGCCAGCTCGCGCCCCACCTGCCGGTACGCGTCGCGGAAGGGCAGCCCCTTCGCCACGAGCGCGTAGGCATGGTGGGCCGCGTACAGCGTGTCGTCAGAGGCGCGCGCCGCCGCGTCCGCCTTGACCTGCAGCGCGGGCACCAGGCGGGTGAGCACGTCCAGCAGCGCCTTCATGGAGTCCAGGGCCGCGAGGGTGGGGCGCTTGAGCAGCTGGAAGTCGCGGTGGTAGCTGGACGGCAGGCCGCCGGCCACGGCTTCCACCTGGTGCGCCAGGCCCCGCAGCTCGCGGCAGCGACCGCGCGCCAGCTCCACCACGTCCGGGTTCTTCTTCTGCGGCATGATGGACGAGCCGGTGGTGTACGCGTCCGGCAGCGCCAGGAAGCCGAACTCGTCCATGCTGTAGAGCTGCACGTCCCAGAGCCACTTCTCCAGCGTGCCCGCCACCGAGCACGCCCATCCCAGCACCGCCGCCTCGTGCCGGCCCCGGCCGTTCTGCACGTCGATGGGGCTGCGCTGCACCTTCGCGAAGCCGAGCAGCTTCGCCACGTACTCCCGGTCGATGGGCAGCGGCACGCCGAAGCCCGCCGCCGCGCCCAGCGGGCACCTGTCCAGGCGGGCCCACACGCCGCGCAGCGCCTCCAGCTCCTCCAGCAGCCCCTCCGCGAAGGCCATGGCCCACAGGCCGAACGTCGACGGCATGGCCCGGCGCAGGTGCGTGTAGCCCGGCAGCGCCACGCCCGCGTGCGCCTGGGCGAAGTCCAGGAAGGTGCCCGCCAGCTCCACCGCGCGGGCGCCCATGGCCAGCACCTCCTCACGCAGCAGCAGGCGCAGGGCCAGCTGCACCTGGTCGTTGCGCGAGCGCGCCAGGTGGATGCGCTTGCCCGCCTCGCCCACGCGCTCCACGAGCGCCGCCTCCAGCGCGGTGTGGCCGTCCTCCTGCTCCGGGCGGATGGTGAACGTGCCGGCGCGCGCCTCGTCGTGCAGCGTCTTCAGCGCCGCCACCAGGGCCTTTGCCTCCTCCGCGCGCAAGAGGCCCACGTGCGCCAGCATCCGCGCATGCGCGGCGCTGCCGAGCGCGTCGTGCGGCGCCAGCGCCAGGTCCACCACCGGGTCGTCGCCCACCGTGAAGCGGTGGATGGCCGCGTCCAGGGCGATGCCCTTGCCCCACAGGGTGTCAGCCACGGGCCACCTCCTCGAAGTAGCCACGCACCAGTCGCGTGTAGAAGGCGGCGCCCGCTTCGAGCTCCGCCCGGGTGAGGTACTCGTCCGCCTGATGGCTGCGCAGCGTGTCGCCGGGGCCCACCTTCACCGCGGGCAGCTCGCCCAGGAAGGCCCAGTCGGACGCCGTGCTGGAGCCCACCGGCTCCGCGCCCGCCGCCGCCACCGCCGCGCGGACGATGGGCTGGTGGTCCGCCGTCGCCTTCGGCAGGTAGCGCGCCGAGTGCACCTGCACCTCGCTCTTCAGCGCCCGCGCCACCTGCTCGGCGACCCTCGCGTGCTCCATGCCCGGCGTGGTGCGCAGGTCCACGAAGAACTCGCACTTGTCCGGCACCTGGTTGCGCGCCAGCCCGCCGGAAATCTGGGTCACCTGCGCCCGCGCCTCACCCAGCAGCGGGTGGGACGGGAAGCGCAGCTCCGCCAGGACGGAGATGTCCGTTGCCGCCAGGTGGATGGCATTCACCGCCGGGGTGCTGTGCGCGTGCGCCACGTGCCCGCTGCGGCCATGCGCCGTGCAGCGCAGGAGCAGCATGCCCCGCTGCGCGGTGCAGGGCTTCAGGCTGGTGGGCTCGCCCACCACCGCCGCGTCCAGCGGCCCCAGCTCTGGCAGAATCGTTCCCAGTCCCTGACCTCCCGTTTCTTCTTCGGCAGTGAGGGCGAAGACCACTTCTCCACCCGCGGGTACTCCCTCCTTCAGCAGGGTGCGGGCGGTGAGGAGCATCCCCGCCACGCAGCCCTTGGCGTCGTTGCTGCCCAGGCCGTACAGCCGGTCCTCGCGCCACTCGGGCGCGTGCGGCGCATACGTCCACCCGGCGCACGGCTTCACCGTGTCCAGGTGCGAGTTGACGAGCAGCCGGCGCGGCCCGCTCCCGACGGAGAACCACACGTTGTGGCCCTTCCGCTGGACGCGCGCGCCCCAGCCCTCTGCCCACCCGGACACCGTGTCCGCGATGAGCTTCTCGTCACCCGAGACGCTGGGGATGGCCACCAGCGCCTGGAGCAGCTCCGCCGCCTTCATCCCACGCCCCCGGCGGGCTTGGGCACCGACTCGCGCACCACCATGGTGCCGCTGCCCTCGTTGGTGAAGACCTCCTCCAGGAGCGCGTTGGGCTGCACCCCGCTGACCAGGTGCACGCTGCCCACCCCGCCCACCAGCGCGTGGCGGATGGCGTGCGCCTTGGGCCGCATCCCGCCGGAGATGGTCCCCTTGTTCTCCATGGTGGCCAGGTCCGTCAGGTTCGCCAGGGTGACGAGCGACGTCGGGTCGTTGAGGTCTCGCAGGAGGCCGGGCACCTGCACGAGGAAGAAGAGCTTCTCCGCGGACAGCGCCACCGCGAGCGCCGCCGCCACCGTGTCCGCGTTGGTGTTGTAGACGGCGCCGTCCGTCCCGCCCGACAGGGGCGCAATCACCGGGACGTAGTCCGCCGAGCGCAGGTGCTCCACCACGCGCGTGTCCACCGACTCGATGTCGCCCACCAGCCCGTAGTCGACCAGCCTGCCCTCGCTGGCGCCCGGCTCCGTCACCATGACGGGAGGCCGCTTGCGCGCCTTGATGAGCCCGGCGTCCACGCCGCTCAGGCCGACGGCCGGAACGCCCGCCGCCTGGAGGTCCGCCAGCAGGTCCGTGTGCAGCTTGCCCGCGAGCACCATCTTCGCCGCGTCCAGCACGGGCGCGGAGGTGATGCGGCGGCCCGCCACCTTCTCGATGGGCAGGTGGAGCGCGTCACACAGCGCGTCCAGCTCCGGGCCGCCGCCGTGCACGACGACGGGGCGGATGGAGAAGGTCCACAGCAGGGCAATCTGCTCGCACGCGGAGCGGCGCAGCTTCGGGTCGCTCAGCATGGCGCCGCCGAGCTTCACGACGAACGTCTTGCGGCGGAACTGCTGGACGTAGCGCGCGGCGTTTCGGAGCGCGGAGTACGGGTCGGGCGACAGGGGCACGGGAGACCTCGAAAGGAAGAAGGGGAGGGAAGCTCAGAACGAGCGCATCCAATGGAGCAGGGCGCGCTGGACGTGGTAGCGGTTGCCCGCCTCGTCCACGACGCGGCTGCTCGGGTGGTCCAGCACCTCGTCCGCTACCTCGACGTTGCGGCGCACGGGAAGACAGTGGAGGAACGCGGCGTCCTTCGACGCACGCGACATGGTGCGCAGCGTGGGCATCCAGCCGGAGTACGACGCCAGGAGGGCCGTGACGTCGTTGGGCGAGAAGGCCGCCGCGGCCGTGGGGCCCCACGACTTGGCGTAGACGGCGCGGCTGCCCTCGAGCGCCTCGTCCTGGTCGTGCGTGTAGGTGATGCTGCCGCCGGTGGCCTTCGCGTACGCCTCGGCCTCCGCGCGCACGGCGGGGTGCAGCTCGAAGCCGGGAGGGTGCGCCACGCGGACCTCGCAGCCCGCGGCGGCGGCGCTGAGGAGGAACGAGTTGGGCACCGCCTTGGGCAGCGGCTTGATGTGAGGCGCCCAGGTGAGCGTCACCGGGAGCTTCTTCGTCGTGCCGAACGTCTCGCGCAGGGTGAGCACGTCGGCCAGGCCCTGGCAGGGGTGCTCGCGCGCGGACTCCATGCTGACCACGGGGACGGTGGCCCACTTGCGGAAGGCATTGATGACGGGGTCGACCTCGTCCTCCTCGTCACCGCCACCCTGCGAGAAGGTCCGCACGCCCAGCATGTCCACGAAGCGCGACAGGACGGGCGCCGCCTCCTTGAGGTGCTCGGCCCGGTCCGCGTTCATCACCGCGCCCTCGCGGTGCTCCAGCTTCCACACGCCGGAGCCCACGTCGAGGATGATGGCGTTGCCACCCCCGCGCAGCATGACGGCCTCGAACGAGGTGCGCGTGCGCAGCGACGGGTTGAAGAACACCATGCCGAGGATGGAGCCGGGGAACAGCGGCTGCGTCGGCCCCTTCTTCTTCCATGCGGCCGCCTGCGCGAGCACCGCCTCGACGCCCTCGGGCCCGAGGTCCTGGATGTGGGTGACGTGCTTCATGGGCCTGTGCTCCCAACCGGCTGCGGGCCGGATGCAGGGGGTGTGAATATGCACGAAAATGCGTGAAAATTCGTGCATTACTAAATGAGGCGCGGATATTATGCAGAAAGACGCAGCGCGCAAGCGTCTTATTGCAGAAATCTTCATGCAGCCGCTTGAATGAATATGCATGCACATGCAGGGTGCCGGGAATGAACCTGGACGAGACCATCCTGAGGCTCATCTCCGATCAGGAGATCAGTGATCAGGCGGTGTTACAGGAGCTGCTGGAGGCGCAGGGGGAGGCGCCGAGCCAGTCCACGCTGTCGCGGCGGCTGAAGAAGCTGGGCGTGCAGAAGGTGGGCGGGCGCTACCAGCGCGTGGCGCCGCCGCCGGTGGTGGCGCCGGCTCCGGCGCCGCGGCCGTGGCTGAGGATCATCGAGGCGCCGCCCAGCCTGCTGGTGCTGAAGACGGCGCCCGGCTACGCGCAGGTGTTCGCGCTGGCGCTGGACCGCGAGCCGGACGTGCCGGGCCTCGCCGGCACCGTGGCGGGGGACGACACCATCTTCGTCGCCGTGACGGACCCCTCGCGCCTGCGCGAGGTGCGCTCGGTGGTGGAGCGGCTGATGGCGCGGGGGACGTGAGCGGAGGCCGAGCTTGCACTTTGGCGCGGCCGGGGACAACCTATGGGGGTGGGGGCGCTGCTGACGCCCTGGCACGTCAGACCCCGGTGCTATCTCCGCGTGCATGGAAATGGAGACGGGCGTCGGGGAACATGGGTGTCCGCGTCGAGCCATTCGAAGCCATCGAGCTGAACCTGGCCATCCTCTGGCTCGAGCCGTAACCCGCGTCGTCACCGCCGGTTACAAGCCGGTTACACCCTTCGCGGGCCTTCACCCGTACTGTCCTCAGCGTGCTCAATCGGGCACCGCCGTACGAAAGGACGCACGATGAAATCGGCCCTCAAGCTTCCCGTCATCCTCGGCTCGGCCGCGGTGCTCGCGGTCTCCGCGCTTCTGCTGGGCAAGCCCGCTCCGGTCGAGCCCAGGCCGCCCACGCCCCTGGTCAACCGACCCGCGACTCCCAAGGTGCCCAAGGCTCCCGGGACGCCAGCGGTGGTCCCCGTCGTCCCGGCGGACGCGAAGCAGCCCATCATCCAGATTGCCCTGCTCCTGGACACCAGCGGCAGCATGCAGGGCCTGCTCGACCAGGCCCGCACGCAGCTGTGGAACATCGTCAACCGCTTCTCCCATGCGAAGCGCGACGGGGTGGCCCCACAGCTCCAGATTGCCCTCTACGCCTACGGCAACACCGAGCCGGGCGCCAACGCCAATGAAATCCGCCAGGTGCTCCCCTTCACCACCGACCTGGACCTGCTCTCCGAGCGCCTCTTCTCGCTGCAGATCTCCGGCGGTGACGAGCACTGCGGAGAGGTCATCCACGACGCCACCCGGCAGCTCGCCTGGAGCGCGAATCCGGACGCCATGCGGCTCATCTTCATCGCCGGCAACGAGCCCTTCACCCAGGGCCCCGTCGACTTCGACGCCGCGGTGAAGGGCGCCCGCGAGCGCGGCATCACCGTCAACACCATCCACTGTGGCGACTACGAGCAGGGCGTCTCCGGCAAGTGGAAGGACGCGGCGGCGCTCGCCGACGGCAGCTACATGAACATCGACCACAACCAGCGCGTGGTGGAGCTTGCCGCGCCGCAGGACGCGGAAATCGCCCGGCTGGGCGCCGAGCTGAACAAGACGTACGTGGCCTATGGCGCCGCCGGCCGGCAGAACCAGCTCCGCCAGGAGGCGCAGGACCAGAACTCGCTCGGCCTCTCCCTCTCCAGCATGGTGTCCCGCTCGGTGACGAAGTCGTCGGGCAACTACTCCAACGAGAGCTGGGACCTGGTGGACGCGGTGAAGAAGAACCAGGTGGACGTGGCCACCGTCCGGGCCGACGACCTGCCCGAGCCGATGCGGGGCCTGGACGCCGCCGGCCGCAAGGCGTGGCTGGAGACGCGCGAGCAGGAGCGGACGCAGCTCCAGCAGCGCATCCAGGCGCTCAACGC
Above is a window of Pyxidicoccus xibeiensis DNA encoding:
- a CDS encoding Na+/H+ antiporter: MQFELAFVLIFAIATAVAIAARYFKFPYTVALVVAGLTLGAVHVFEPPHLTKNLLFAIILPGLLFEAAFHVEFRKFWKNKLAIHSMAIPGVAASAGLTALILSPVVQGMDFVSGFGLLPALVFAAVIVSTDPIAVVGLFKTLGAPKRLLILVEGESLLNDGTAVVLFTLVVAVASGGKFTVGGAIFDFVKVAGMGVLIGSAVGYVVAQVIKRVDDAMVEITLTVIAAYGSFVVAENFHYSGVIATVVAGMLCGNWATHEGMSPTTRVAVESFWEYLAFALNSVVFLLIGLEVQLGSLLASWKPILAAYVAVVVGRAVIVYGMSALLRLTKERMPWTWSAVLTWSGLRGAISMVLVLSLPTDFPHRELLVNMTFGVVVLSIIVQGLTMAPLLARLGITGLKDAYQEQYELARGRLGAVHAALAALEGLRRTREIPADVLTQLEKEYQDKEAAAEKELAALKQQSMRFHEEEHQEAVRRMLIVEKASLLKAYQSATIGKEAFERLSAELDERIAQADAAEAHTPSEGAPPSNVGAVGT
- a CDS encoding TVP38/TMEM64 family protein, encoding MSAPPRSGGLGPGGWLKLLAPLCASIGLLVGLRLLGPQYLDQARLAGWLRPLGPLAPAAFILLLAVRPVTLLPGQLFSAVGGLVFGMARGTAYVLAGSLLATGLIHLLASRLGRKPMKRLVGANHAAIQRAAREHGFQLGFLACVNQVIPADVLLATAAASGARFWPLGLGALVGTLPGTLLTAYFGSSLGQGKTVATVVSASGMLLSMVLGLLLGRRLMRELRITGDAADAPEAGRERRARERVPRPA
- the argC gene encoding N-acetyl-gamma-glutamyl-phosphate reductase, whose amino-acid sequence is MTTTRANIYILGASGFGGGELLRILSGHPAVAGIRVVSRHHAGEPIHKVHPHLRGLVDGRFEAEPDWRWLADSQQPVVFSALGHGELAAQFKNLEAKWAEAGIADRMLLIDLSSDFRLDHPGRYAGAYGRPHPAPELLGTFTYGLTEWKREEVKKAKRIANPGCFATAVQLALLPIASTPGLGLLAVSGVTGSSGSGSLPGEGTHHPTRAHDFRAYKPLEHQHEAEVEVMLVAHGAQRHRLAFVPHSAPMVRGIFATVQFEWPEHGGAVVTASLMEKFRRYYEGHKFVRIVEGTPRIAAVTGSNFCDIAVATKGRSVAVMAALDNLVKGMAGQAVQNFNVALGFPEDTALRQAACYP
- a CDS encoding DUF1611 domain-containing protein produces the protein MKVFVDKVGSVTRNLGLGRTVHLAPEVKAEEGAVVAVRIHGEKSVYNQLEDPHGRLVTLHAGDIVVGALGHRNALHGYEGVVPESVTVGQRLHVLNMGGVIGKCTSHNHGVGLPFEAEILGQVLEFPELMSRTGQPAHVSSGALKGTATPVKCPVVFVVGTCMNAGKTFAASAMVRKLAQAGYRVGGAKLTGVSLMRDTLSMQDSGADVVMDFTDAGIVCTGPRTGARVARVLFSELAAENVDVIVAETGDGIMGEYGVQGILADPELKALAGAWVLCANDPVGAAGGVRHLRETYDINVDVVAGPATDNAVGVRFVEQVVGIPARNARADAAALGGLILEKLASKLGAGRQQ
- the argG gene encoding argininosuccinate synthase, with protein sequence MSKKNVVLAFSGGLDTAFCTVYLREQGYAVTTVTVDTGGFPPEQLANIAALSAKLGAVAHHTVDARDTLFQGYLRYLIAGNVLRGQVYPLSVSAERACQAVEAVRMARELGAQAIAHGSTGAGNDQVRFDVAFRSLAPELELLTPIRSLGLSRQQELSFLAERGIHMPPKLGSYSVNEGMWGTSVGGRETLDSWSALPEAAFPGGEIPTDLKPRTLTVSFEQGIPTALDGEKLGPVKLVEVLNALGRTYGIGRGVHLGDTILGIKGRVGFEAPAAHLLITSHRELEKVVLSGKQLFWKETVGNLYGSLLHEGHFFDPLVKDLEAFLSSSQERVTGEVRLVLHPRTLVVEGVKSPHSLMDAKVATYGEANVLWTGSEAAGFAKLYGVAQMLSHRAKGG
- the argH gene encoding argininosuccinate lyase; its protein translation is MADTLWGKGIALDAAIHRFTVGDDPVVDLALAPHDALGSAAHARMLAHVGLLRAEEAKALVAALKTLHDEARAGTFTIRPEQEDGHTALEAALVERVGEAGKRIHLARSRNDQVQLALRLLLREEVLAMGARAVELAGTFLDFAQAHAGVALPGYTHLRRAMPSTFGLWAMAFAEGLLEELEALRGVWARLDRCPLGAAAGFGVPLPIDREYVAKLLGFAKVQRSPIDVQNGRGRHEAAVLGWACSVAGTLEKWLWDVQLYSMDEFGFLALPDAYTTGSSIMPQKKNPDVVELARGRCRELRGLAHQVEAVAGGLPSSYHRDFQLLKRPTLAALDSMKALLDVLTRLVPALQVKADAAARASDDTLYAAHHAYALVAKGLPFRDAYRQVGRELADGTFHPDRGALTATHLGGAGNLGLPQAREELAAARAWLDDTHRAATSAAARVWAL
- a CDS encoding M20/M25/M40 family metallo-hydrolase — encoded protein: MKAAELLQALVAIPSVSGDEKLIADTVSGWAEGWGARVQRKGHNVWFSVGSGPRRLLVNSHLDTVKPCAGWTYAPHAPEWREDRLYGLGSNDAKGCVAGMLLTARTLLKEGVPAGGEVVFALTAEEETGGQGLGTILPELGPLDAAVVGEPTSLKPCTAQRGMLLLRCTAHGRSGHVAHAHSTPAVNAIHLAATDISVLAELRFPSHPLLGEARAQVTQISGGLARNQVPDKCEFFVDLRTTPGMEHARVAEQVARALKSEVQVHSARYLPKATADHQPIVRAAVAAAGAEPVGSSTASDWAFLGELPAVKVGPGDTLRSHQADEYLTRAELEAGAAFYTRLVRGYFEEVARG
- the argB gene encoding acetylglutamate kinase, which codes for MPLSPDPYSALRNAARYVQQFRRKTFVVKLGGAMLSDPKLRRSACEQIALLWTFSIRPVVVHGGGPELDALCDALHLPIEKVAGRRITSAPVLDAAKMVLAGKLHTDLLADLQAAGVPAVGLSGVDAGLIKARKRPPVMVTEPGASEGRLVDYGLVGDIESVDTRVVEHLRSADYVPVIAPLSGGTDGAVYNTNADTVAAALAVALSAEKLFFLVQVPGLLRDLNDPTSLVTLANLTDLATMENKGTISGGMRPKAHAIRHALVGGVGSVHLVSGVQPNALLEEVFTNEGSGTMVVRESVPKPAGGVG
- a CDS encoding N-acetylornithine carbamoyltransferase; translated protein: MKHVTHIQDLGPEGVEAVLAQAAAWKKKGPTQPLFPGSILGMVFFNPSLRTRTSFEAVMLRGGGNAIILDVGSGVWKLEHREGAVMNADRAEHLKEAAPVLSRFVDMLGVRTFSQGGGDEEDEVDPVINAFRKWATVPVVSMESAREHPCQGLADVLTLRETFGTTKKLPVTLTWAPHIKPLPKAVPNSFLLSAAAAGCEVRVAHPPGFELHPAVRAEAEAYAKATGGSITYTHDQDEALEGSRAVYAKSWGPTAAAAFSPNDVTALLASYSGWMPTLRTMSRASKDAAFLHCLPVRRNVEVADEVLDHPSSRVVDEAGNRYHVQRALLHWMRSF
- a CDS encoding arginine repressor — translated: MNLDETILRLISDQEISDQAVLQELLEAQGEAPSQSTLSRRLKKLGVQKVGGRYQRVAPPPVVAPAPAPRPWLRIIEAPPSLLVLKTAPGYAQVFALALDREPDVPGLAGTVAGDDTIFVAVTDPSRLREVRSVVERLMARGT